One genomic window of Conger conger chromosome 7, fConCon1.1, whole genome shotgun sequence includes the following:
- the LOC133133954 gene encoding uncharacterized protein LOC133133954 isoform X2, which yields MGRSQNVRKSNDTGCKVGSAFSRKGRSATPVQKSTASVCTKFSGRARKINVPNTKQDNVKVVSERRESLGLSPIHESPYHHNQESVVSAEKRRNPPPHMYWKLIHSVTKALLNPPDMIMPSGVSSFLLDCLGTSSPIYPPGQTSHDSSLPSPEIFRRADDGEELDFSVEGLAELNVKNSTLLDLSHAVDIDMRQPPNLSSILEVSRKQDETTLERGSPPARVMRAPFKQPKKIERARPVRCRKKVTFHESVLRQEGHRAEDSGLKVARREVSVEAASPDLQLLEVRSRASARNPEEEHDGTVSRGVDPRALPWRPRPARFFDFADRAEKQAFLQRTRGKLPNAFPSKPLPVPDQLEPVHVKFMNSEVHDASELHEVCWIQLLHQGETFFRNSHLKRVATEEGVFYEDYGKVRQFHGQVFFPLQKDTRPES from the exons atggGTCGTTCTCAAAATGTCAGAAAGTCAAACGATACGGGATGTAAAGTCGGTTCTGCTTTTTCCAGAAAAGGCCGCTCGGCCACGCCTGTCCAGAAAAGTACTGCAAGTGTCTGTACGAAGTTTTCAGGAAGAGCAAGGAAAATTAATGTTCCCAATACAA AACAAGATAACGTTAAAGTTGTCTCCGAGCGCAGAGAAAGCTTAGGTCTCTCCCCTATACACGAGTCCCCGTACCATCATAACCAAGA ATCTGTCGTGTCAGCCGAGAAACGGAGGAATCCACCACCTCACATGTATTGGAAA CTCATCCATAGTGTCACCAAGGCGCTTCTCAATCCTCCAGACATGATTATGCCATCCGGCGTGTCTTCGTTTCTTCTGGACTGCCTGGGCACCAGCTCGCCTATTTATCCCCCTGGCCAGACTTCTCACGACAGCAGCCTGCCGTCACCCGAGATTTTCCGGAGGGCAGATGACG GGGAGGAGCTGGATTTCTCCGTGGAGGGGCTGGCGGAGCTGAACGTGAAGAACTCCACTCTCCTAGATCTCAGCCATGCAGTGGACATCGACATGAGACAGCCGCCTAACCTGTCCTCCATCCTGG AGGTCTCCAGGAAACAGGATGAGACGACCCTGGAACGGG GATCTCCCCCGGCTAGAGTGATGCGCGCGCCATTCAAACAGCCCAAAAAG ATCGAGAGGGCTCGACCGGTGAGATGCAGGAAAAAGGTCACTTTCCACGAGTCTGTTCTCAGACAGGAAGGGCATCGGGCTGAGGATAGCGGACTCAAAGTGGCCAGACGGGAAGTGAGCGTTGAGGCGGCGAGCCCCGATCTTCAGCTCCTGGAAGTCCGGTCCCGCGCCAGCGCACGGAACCCTGAAGAGGAGCATGATGGGACGGTCTCCCGTGGGGTTGACCCCCGGGCGCTGCCGTGGCGACCACGTCCCGCGAGGTTCTTTGACTTCGCCGACCGCGCGGAGAAGCAAGCTTTTCTGCAGAGAACGAGGGGAAAACTCCCCAATGCTTTTCCCTCAAAGCCA CTCCCAGTGCCTGATCAACTGGAACCTGTTCATGTGAAG TTCATGAACTCTGAGGTTCACGATGCCAGTGAACTGCACGAGGTCTGCTGGATTCAGTTGCTCCACCAGGGGGAGACATTCTTCCGCAATTCTCATCTGAAGAGAGTTGCCACCGAGGAAG GCGTCTTCTATGAAGACTATGGCAAGGTCAGACAGTTCCACGGACAGGTCTTCTTCCCATTGCAGAAGGATACGAGACCAGAGTCTTGA
- the LOC133133954 gene encoding uncharacterized protein LOC133133954 isoform X1, producing MGRSQNVRKSNDTGCKVGSAFSRKGRSATPVQKSTASVCTKFSGRARKINVPNTKQDNVKVVSERRESLGLSPIHESPYHHNQESVVSAEKRRNPPPHMYWKDIVSSSDASGSTYRDGTSDMIMPSGVSSFLLDCLGTSSPIYPPGQTSHDSSLPSPEIFRRADDGEELDFSVEGLAELNVKNSTLLDLSHAVDIDMRQPPNLSSILEVSRKQDETTLERGSPPARVMRAPFKQPKKIERARPVRCRKKVTFHESVLRQEGHRAEDSGLKVARREVSVEAASPDLQLLEVRSRASARNPEEEHDGTVSRGVDPRALPWRPRPARFFDFADRAEKQAFLQRTRGKLPNAFPSKPLPVPDQLEPVHVKFMNSEVHDASELHEVCWIQLLHQGETFFRNSHLKRVATEEGVFYEDYGKVRQFHGQVFFPLQKDTRPES from the exons atggGTCGTTCTCAAAATGTCAGAAAGTCAAACGATACGGGATGTAAAGTCGGTTCTGCTTTTTCCAGAAAAGGCCGCTCGGCCACGCCTGTCCAGAAAAGTACTGCAAGTGTCTGTACGAAGTTTTCAGGAAGAGCAAGGAAAATTAATGTTCCCAATACAA AACAAGATAACGTTAAAGTTGTCTCCGAGCGCAGAGAAAGCTTAGGTCTCTCCCCTATACACGAGTCCCCGTACCATCATAACCAAGA ATCTGTCGTGTCAGCCGAGAAACGGAGGAATCCACCACCTCACATGTATTGGAAA GACATTGTCAGTAGCAGCGATGCAAGTGGTTCGACGTATCGAGACGGTACCTCTG ACATGATTATGCCATCCGGCGTGTCTTCGTTTCTTCTGGACTGCCTGGGCACCAGCTCGCCTATTTATCCCCCTGGCCAGACTTCTCACGACAGCAGCCTGCCGTCACCCGAGATTTTCCGGAGGGCAGATGACG GGGAGGAGCTGGATTTCTCCGTGGAGGGGCTGGCGGAGCTGAACGTGAAGAACTCCACTCTCCTAGATCTCAGCCATGCAGTGGACATCGACATGAGACAGCCGCCTAACCTGTCCTCCATCCTGG AGGTCTCCAGGAAACAGGATGAGACGACCCTGGAACGGG GATCTCCCCCGGCTAGAGTGATGCGCGCGCCATTCAAACAGCCCAAAAAG ATCGAGAGGGCTCGACCGGTGAGATGCAGGAAAAAGGTCACTTTCCACGAGTCTGTTCTCAGACAGGAAGGGCATCGGGCTGAGGATAGCGGACTCAAAGTGGCCAGACGGGAAGTGAGCGTTGAGGCGGCGAGCCCCGATCTTCAGCTCCTGGAAGTCCGGTCCCGCGCCAGCGCACGGAACCCTGAAGAGGAGCATGATGGGACGGTCTCCCGTGGGGTTGACCCCCGGGCGCTGCCGTGGCGACCACGTCCCGCGAGGTTCTTTGACTTCGCCGACCGCGCGGAGAAGCAAGCTTTTCTGCAGAGAACGAGGGGAAAACTCCCCAATGCTTTTCCCTCAAAGCCA CTCCCAGTGCCTGATCAACTGGAACCTGTTCATGTGAAG TTCATGAACTCTGAGGTTCACGATGCCAGTGAACTGCACGAGGTCTGCTGGATTCAGTTGCTCCACCAGGGGGAGACATTCTTCCGCAATTCTCATCTGAAGAGAGTTGCCACCGAGGAAG GCGTCTTCTATGAAGACTATGGCAAGGTCAGACAGTTCCACGGACAGGTCTTCTTCCCATTGCAGAAGGATACGAGACCAGAGTCTTGA